GCCAGACCCATGTAGTCTCCAAGCTCTTCCAGGTTTGGGTACAAGCCTAGAGGAAGGATAAGAGGGGTGGCAGCTGAGAAATTGCTTATCTTCGATTCTATGTTGCTACATTCTTTCTACATTTGGACAAAGCTGTACTTTCTAATACTCTACAACCAGTGACGTGTGTTTTCCTGTCTTCCTTTCCTGTTGCTGGGATGGTGTCGGTGGTTCACAGGCAAAAGTGACAGAGGGCTGACAGCTGTTGCAGCCTACTGAGGGTGACGCAGGTAACACATATCATCGGCTACTGCTCACAGAACATGGTCATGAAGCCAGTGTTACCACCCATCAACCAAGGCTTTAGGCCAGCTGGCAAGCAGGTGAGTCTACCGGGCCCAGGTCAAAATTGGAAAGGCCTGGCAGGGCATCAGAGACTTACTGGGCTAAGAAGCTCACTTGGTGGAGTTCTGCTCTCCATAGATTTGTCCAGGTCTTTTTTTGGGCTAGAAACACTTACCTAGTCCAGGCCCCCTACTTGGCTATAGACTGGTACAATAATAACCAGATTAGACTGCCTAACAGCAAGGCAGCACAGATTAACTCTCTCAGTGTTAATTAAACAACACAATCCTTTTCTAACCCAATGAAATCCAATCAAAATCAATCCAATCCAATCCTAGGTTAATTATATGGCAGGAAAACTCACTAATCACTAATTAGATAAGTCATGACAGGACACAGAAAACTATATAAAAGATCATTAAAAAGCAGCAACAATCAGAAAATTGTCCTGCATGGCCTGAAAGGGCACAAGAGGATGTGGATTTTTAAAAGTGGTTTGAACTCGAGGGGATAAATCTAATCATAAAGCTCCAGCTGGGAGAACAAGACGGCTACAGAAAACCAGGCCACTTAAAGCTCAAGACATCAAGAATGtcatatttgtttaaaaaaaaaagactgcatttggaaataaaaagaatccaCTTTAGAACTAGGTCTAAAATGATTAAGAACATAGGTATCAGAGTCTATCCTGGGAACATTTTCTCCAATAATGTCCAAAACTCACTTTAAAATGAAAGCCTGGACAACATCAACTGGAGAAGCAGAAGTGCTCAGAGTGACTATAATGGACGCATCAGGGGAGGACCTAAAATTAGTTGcaacctgttttctttttttaaacaaatgaatTGAGAAAGGCCTCTGCAGTTTGAGAAAACTCCTAGTCTAGTCTATGGGATAGGACGGAGCAGCCCTGGAAGGTGTTCTCATTCGACATAAATGTTCCTGATAGCCTTACTTACCGGTAAATTACACTGGAgagtaaaatacaaaacaacagGAATGTGGTTTGAGAAAATTGAGACGCAAGCCTCGACCTGTTCTAGCCAAAAAAGGTTCCCATTTTTCCGCGTTGGTGCCGGTTGGTTCCGGCACCAACGCGGAAAAATGGGAACCTTTTTTGTTCGTATAGGCTTCAGGAAATTCACAGAATAATCCAACGCAAAGTTGATAACGCGACGACAAATGAGGGACGAAACACAAATGAgggggagagcagcagctgacacTCTGGCACCATCCTGCTCCTTTCTTAAGACCCCATTGCTTTTTAGTGGAAATGAAGGGAATGTTTCTGAGGAGACCAGAGAGTATTTTCAGATAATTTGATACCTAATGCAGCATTTGCCACTGTAACACACTATTAATGACACAGCCTTGAGTCTTAGACAGAGAGAACGTGCCAGCAGTTGGCATTAATCCCATTCTTCATTCTCATTTGTGAGTCTGTTTAAAACACTCTGGCCTCAGCTATAAAACAACTCATGTTCAGAAGCACAGGCCTCCCGTTGCTAAACAGTGTGTGATACTCACTTGATGGAGGCATCTCAGCAGGGATGGGCTGAGGCTGGAAGGAGCCTTCGGTGATGGCCGGCATGGGGGTGCTCGTCTGGGCCAACTGGGCCTGGGCctgttaaaaatgaataaaacggCTTTTACACACTTTGACTACTCtgttgcaactgatttctttcAGAATAAGAAAATCAGCATAAGTTTGGGTTAGTCCAACAACTTTCCAGAAGTGAGACATCCTTTTCTGTGTTAAAGGACATGGGAAGGCATTAAATATAATGTAGGGAGAACAAACTAGAGATAATCAAGAGACATTGAACAGAGGTTTGTTTTCTAGTATGCCCTTAATCCAGCCATAAATGGGTTAACAATCTGGATATCTCCCTTACATTATTACCAAGACATATCTCCAAGTGGAATATTCGAGTCAATAAAATCTGGGTGGTGTGATGTAAGTGTTCCCTTTGTTTCCTGAGCAGACTATAAGCACTGGGAAGCACTCACCACCACAGTTTGTTCAGAGAATTTGTATGCAACAGGCATGTTAACGCACTCCCTCCCCCTACAGCATTTACTCACAGAAGCTGAAAAGGAGTTTAAAGCCTGAGTTGAACTTTTCAACCAAATCTTTGTGTAATTCTGTTAGTGTATGTAGCAACTGGGAGAGCTgtgtgcaaacaggaagtctatATATGCACATTAATGATACATTTTGAGTGATAAAAACTAACAAACCGCATGGGCAAAACGAGCACTACCTGGACCACAACTTACCCTTATTACTTTGTCGACCTTAAGGTCCTCGAGAGATGGATACAGGGACATCCTAAAGAAgaagcacagcagcactgagtGGAAGATGGTGAGAGGATGACAACGCAGTCTGGGAAACAACCAAATGAACCGCTCCGCATTTATGCAGTAATAGATCTGGCTACATTTGGGTACAGAAATATatcaaaatgcaaatgttaCACAACCACATATAATAGAACAGGCAATATGTAAATTTGCCCCCCCTCTTTAAAAAGGAAGCTGCTCTCTCATTCTCCTCACACTGCTGCATTTGGGGTCTAATCCTTGTTGAATGCTCCGTCCAACCATCTCACTTCTCTTTATTCCTATACAATGACGAACATTTCTGATTCGTTTTCAAGATGGTtgcaaatgtcattttcaagGGTAAAAACAGAAGAATCGCTGATTTCTAAACTTTCTTTCTTGATGTGACACGATCACAAGACACAGCAAAGACCAGGAAATGAATTCACCACCACGACAATGAATCAGACATTACAAATACAAACACCAAACACTCGAATGTCTATGTATAGATATTACACAGTAATAAATGACAATATTAACTGTTAACTATGGCAATAATTAACAACATTCCATCTGTTACCAATAAGTTATGATAAGTAGGCCCAATAATACAACAATGATACCAGTGAGAAAAATACTTCATATATTATCCTGCTGGCATGATTGTTCACCTGGGAGAGAGTATACATTTAACAGGATCTTTACTTTTGCCTTTTTTAGCTCAAGTGTCAATTCTAGTTTTATGACTGCTCAAATGTCGTGTCCAAACGGTACAGTTACAATCTTTTTTACAGTTTCAGTAAAAAGATGCATCTAGTTTCTAGAATAAGAAAATAATTTGACCAGTTATATCAGATTCTCATTTCTCCAGCTTCATAAGCCAGTCAGGTTCACTAGAGTAGGTGCCGTATAAGGTGAACGGGCCTGGAAAAGCTGACGGGGCCTGGAAATGTCATCTGAGCCTGGAAAAGCTGTCCAGGGCAATTCTTGCTATTACATGCTTTGCAAATTTGTACAACTGAAACAATGGATGGAAGTTGCTGTAGCTGTCCTAAATGGTTCCTTAACTGTATTTATATAACATAAAACTATTTCCATGAAGGAGACACCTAAATTTCCTATTATGATTTACATAAGATACTAAAAAACAAGAGGAATAACAACATAAAAACTTTACTTTATACCGGCTCTAATATTAAAGAAGCATTAACAGTGTCTCTTCTTAACAGCAAACAACAGTAAAATGTAGTTTCTAGGATAATACTCATAGAGGGGAATGAGGATATTAGGACATAGTCTCCATTAAACATTTGTCTTGCGCATATTTATTTACTCCCGTTTCATGTCGGTCACATGACTATTACATTGCGCATGTATTATTGCTAAACAGCGTTAAGGAGTTCATAACTGTAAAAACAAATACTTGAGCCAATGCCAAGTTATTTCTGTCGTTAGTCGCAAATATAAGGAATAAAGTATTTATGTGAACCCCAGAAAAATAGCACGCCGACTGTTTTTGTTCCGAGGTAAGGTTACACGGGCTGGCGAAGACCAAACCCGCACCGCTAGCTTGCTCGGCGATCCCAGCCCCGTAGGTATTATTATTGGGAAAGACAACCGAAATGACGGTCTCTTGACGAAACCGGACTCACCTTTATTCCTTTATTAATTTTGCGAGGAGAGATGATTTGGCGTCGCTCTGGTCGCTGAGAAAGCGCAGAGAGGGGGATTTCTGGAAAGTGACGTCACCGCTGACTTCCcgatggtggaaaaaaaaatacaagacTGCCGCTGTTGACGTCACAAACCACGCCCCCTGCTCCGACGTGGACGGTCGGTGCTTTAATTACCACAGTAACCGAGGGCGAACTTACATCTATTCAGAACGTTGGAAATATCTCAGTAATACCAGGATATCAGATAGTTGAAATAGACTTTCTATCTATACAAGGGCCCTTTATCGCTAAGAAACGGAGTCAACGCCCCGCACACTTAAAATCAGCGTTATAACACCTTTCTCAGCTCCTGCAGACTTTCGTGGTCTTGCCAATAAATGATAGTGTTGGCACTATGTTGGcactatttctttattttaaacaataaattaaaccaGACAGCCCAGAACTTGTAAATGGAGATTTTTTTGTTAGTGTGAACTGTGAATCAGTCTTGTTTACTGTTGTCAATACGAATATTGTGGCGGACACATGGgagtgtatctcacacccaggtgacgCATGGGGTGatggcgtggttagcccttgatcACTGTTCAATGCGCCATTTAGTTttgtctgctggttgcagaataaagacgtctaaaCCACCTGCcctgtccgagtcgttcctcgttCTGCCACAATATAACCAAATTCAGATCTTCCTTACCGATGATTCAACGATTCAATTTTTAATCGTCACCGGGTACACTTTAGCATCGTAATAGtacacaaataataaataaaggcaaaggCAAGTGCTTTAAGATTCTCTGATCCATCTTGTTTACAATAAACAGTGCAAAATCTAAATACACCCTTTCGTTAGCTTAGACCAATTTTACGTAACATGCGTCTGAATGATTGTATCAAACAGTATATGTTAAGTGATATTTTGTGTGGCTCAAAATATTGATCAAATGTAAACTAACATGATAAGTGAAATGCACAAGTCTCTACTCTAGTCCATTAATAATGATAGCTATATGAAATGTGATTATATACAGTCACTTTGTACCTATTGCACATTTTAATTAGCTGATGTTTTTAATTAGGTGCTGTATCACCTGTGAGTATGTTTGTCAATTTTGTGTGATGCAGTAAAATAGCAaaacatcaacatttatttatttatttatttattttgttagttagttagttagttagttagttagttagttagttagttagttagttagttagttagttggGGTCGGAACCCATGTAGGAACCATTGTTTATTACTTGTTTCTCGGGTGGAGGGGGACCAGTCGTTCAATGGTCAGATCAAAATGGCGAGCCAGGAACAGTCTGTGAAGGAGTTTGTCGCTGTTACTGGCGTGGATGAGGAGCGGGCCCGGTTCTTTCTGGAGTCCGCTGGTTGGAGTTTGCATGTACGTTTTCTCTGTACTTTCCCTCTGCGTTGAATTGGCGTTTTGGGCGTGAAATCACAAAATACAAAGCCGCATTATGGCGTTTCGGATCATTAGCCTAGCGCTACTGTTAGCCCGTATATCCTAGTAATTTCTGCAAGTCACCAGGTCACAATAGCCGCATTGCTTTGTTGTATAACAGGATTTTTTGACGTACATAATGGAAAACTACTCGGATTCTCTCAGTTTTCCTGAACAGGGAGACAATGTAGCTAAGTCTAATATTACTGACCAACAAATTGAATGAGATATCCGAAGTAGCGTTAGCATACAATTAGCACATTGACTTAACGAAACACAATGATATGTGTGTCATCATCCACTGTCAGCTTGCTTTTGTCGTATTATGTTGATTATTGGTATGTTAGTCTCGATTGTGCTCTTTACCTGGAACCaggtttatatttttttatgtgtggAAATGGCCAGAGAGAACGTCTACCTACCAGACACCTATGTTTATTAATGCATCTTCCATCGGAAGTTAGTCGCTTATTTATTAATATCATTGAATATATACAGTGTTTATCCTTATTCCAAGTTTACATAGATCGTAAAAATAACTTCCAAGCTCTTTCAGTTCAAGCTGCTTTGCTTTTGGTTTTAGTATCATGACTGttattttcatttcctcccAGCTGGCACTTGGAAGTTTTTTTGAAGATGAAGGTGACGAAGACATAGTTACCCTTCCTCCGCCTGATAGTGGCTCCTCGGGGTCCTGGTCTGGGGGGCCCAGGTAATCCTGCTCATTCATATAACACAGCATTGGTTCACACACCGATCAACAATAACAGGGACACataagttgtgtgtgtgtgtgtgtgtttgcttgtaGCAAGAGGCAACAAATCAAAGATCTTAAATTCCTTTTCACACCTGTTGATGTGGTGTGCCTGAGTGAGTAAGATAAAGTGGTCTAAATTGAGGTTGGTTCTGAAAAGCTTTAGTAGAAACAATGAAATCTCCGcttcatttgtgttttctgaCGAGCAAATTCTCCTTTGACCATTTCAAATGATTGTGGTAAATAAGTGTGAATGCTTTCAGCCCCAGGACGCGTGTGTGGAAGACTCTGACTCCTGTATGTCTTTATCAGCAGCTCTCAGCCAAGAGTGACGTCTTTCAGAGATCTGATGCATGAAGCtaaggaggagagtgatgaggaggaaggccAAAGGTACCTTTATTGCCCAACAATTTTTACATGGAACTTTTAAAACCACATTAGCTACCGGTACATGTATTTTAGGATCTATTCTCTATAAGTTTAGATGAGTCATACATGATCCTCATTGGTAACATCTGTTTTTCCTATCTTGACTGCTTGGTGGAGACACCTATGCTGTaggtcaatctttatttatatagcgtctcatacaatcaaaattgtttcaaggcgctttccagaatcccagggcctaaccctaGACAAGCAATAGGTGTGGCTCTATGCCCGAGCTGCACATGTAAACATTGTTACTGTGGTAAAATATCAGTACTAACATCACAACCTCTCACTTGAGGTTCCTTATTTGGGGAACAATGTGGTGTTTACATTTCTTTTCAGAAGTTCTTAAGTGTTTTGTTTCCCCTGATGTGCTCTGAAGATTTTATTGTGTAAAATGCCTGAAATGCTTAATTCAAATCTAATTTCTCCTTTATTACAATACCTAATTTGTATTATCAGAGGAAgtgctataaaaaaaaattggttgatgctgtttcctgtttttgttaaaaGTGATATATCTCACCtgtatggagaaaaaaaaaaagttaaaaatgtcCAGTCGGCTGATGTGAATATATTTGTGCAAAAAACGTCCTGTCCTTAAAAAATAAGACCATGATTTCTTAACATTGACAGGTTCTTTGCTGGAGGATCAGAACGAAGCGGCCAGCAGATCGTTGGGCCTCCCAAAAAGAAGAGTTCCAATGAAGTAGTGGAGGATTTGTTCAAAGGGGCCAGGGAACATGGGGCTGTGCCCTTGGACCGCAGTGGGAAAGGGCCTGTCGACTCCAGGAAGCACCATGTGTGAACCTTTGACGATCGTTGTTTACTTCATTCAAAGGCGATTTTATATTTGTGGGAATCTGTTGCCTCTaatattattgttgctgtttttcctgACCCAGGCCTTCTTTGGTGGAGGGTACAGGCTCGGCACAGCTCCTGAAGAGTCAGCATATGTTGCTGGAGAGAAGCAAGCTTCCAACAACCAACAAGATGTGAGTTCTGCCCACCTTGACTTCTCTATAACCTCTGCAACAGGGATTTCCCATGCTCATTAAGTCATGACCCACATGTGCAGCTaaatgcgtgtgcatgtgtgctagGTCCACGTGGTGCTGAAGTTATGGAAGACAGGTTTCAGTCTGGATAACGGTGATCTTAGGAACTACAATGATCCCGGCAATGCAGGCTTCCTTGAAGCAATCAGAAGGGGGTGAGTTTAGTCTGGCTGAGTTTAAATTTCGCCACCCTGCCAGCGGGTCCATCATCACTTGTTGATAATTCACCTTCAGAGAGATTCCCCTGGAGCTGAGGGAGCAGTCTCGTGGCGGTCAGGTCAACCTTGATATGGAGGACCACAGGGATGAGGACTTTGCCAAACCAAAGGTCTCATTTAAGGCTTTTGGGGGGGAAGGACAGAAGTTGGGAAGGTGAGAAGCACCAACCTTTTCAAAGGTCTTCCCAGGCCAGATGTAGCTGTTATTACCATTATTAATGTCACAGTTTCTGCTTGATTTAGTTTGGTTAATCTAGTTCCACCTTGACCAGGGCAGTGATCTGAATTCTAGATTTAATTTCAAGAATCAAGTTCACTACAATTGTATACCTGAGAAATAAGTtaacttgtgtttgtgtggttttatCCTTCCTTCTTTAGTGCCACTCCAGAATTGGCTTCACCTGCTGCTACCTCCACGCAGAACCAGGCCGCCAACGAGGCCAGCACTTCAGTGACCCTTGACTACGACCAGCCTTTAACTAGCATTCAGATTCGATTGGCAGACGGTACCAAGCTCATCCAAAAGTTCAACCATACTCACAGGTGATTTCTGCTTGCTCCTCTGAACCCAGGGATGGGTAACGGAACACATATGTACATTTTAATACTGTGCACGACAAAATTGTAAAGGTCATCATCTGTCGCTCTGCTGTTGAATCCTTGTTTGGCCCTTTTCTGGAGAAAAGTCCAAAAATGttgaatttaaaagaaaaggtagAATAAGAAAAACCATCTTTGATGCACAACACGTTTTAAAACGACTATACATTCACATGTGTTATTGTTTTACAGACTTGTTATTGATAAATGCAAATGGTAATTACTTAAAATTAATGCTAAATGAACAATTGGCTAGGATGTAATTAGAATGTACATCTTGACTTATAGATATGATATACCTGCCCACCAATATTGCAAAGCGCATCTCCTGGGCACCATGATGACCACTCAAACATCCCACTTCACTTTTGTCGAACTTTGTTGGACTTAAAGCTATATAATATGATACACATTTTAGACATGaccacacaaacaggaaacagattaCCGGTAACTCCAAAGGAATTCAGACATTCTCATTAGGTTACACTTTATTCATTGATGAGATCTTCctaaaatgcaaacaaaaacgGCAAAAAATCAAACTGGAAGTTGGAAAATTGTTGCGGGACTTTGTGTATCTATAGATTATATTATTACCCGTGAAAGTTTAAAAATTTGGTTTACAGCTAAATGTCAGCTAATGGAACATACCAAAACACACTGTAAAGAACAACCTACTGCTCATTTCTC
This genomic window from Takifugu rubripes chromosome 3, fTakRub1.2, whole genome shotgun sequence contains:
- the nsfl1c gene encoding NSFL1 cofactor p47 isoform X2, which encodes MASQEQSVKEFVAVTGVDEERARFFLESAGWSLHLALGSFFEDEGDEDIVTLPPPDSGSSGSWSGGPSSQPRVTSFRDLMHEAKEESDEEEGQRFFAGGSERSGQQIVGPPKKKSSNEVVEDLFKGAREHGAVPLDRSGKGPVDSRKHHAFFGGGYRLGTAPEESAYVAGEKQASNNQQDVHVVLKLWKTGFSLDNGDLRNYNDPGNAGFLEAIRRGEIPLELREQSRGGQVNLDMEDHRDEDFAKPKVSFKAFGGEGQKLGSATPELASPAATSTQNQAANEASTSVTLDYDQPLTSIQIRLADGTKLIQKFNHTHRVSDLRHFVIAAQPSMAAMEFVLMTTFPNKELSDESKTLQQANLLNAVIVQRLK
- the nsfl1c gene encoding NSFL1 cofactor p47 isoform X1, translated to MASQEQSVKEFVAVTGVDEERARFFLESAGWSLHLALGSFFEDEGDEDIVTLPPPDSGSSGSWSGGPSSSQPRVTSFRDLMHEAKEESDEEEGQRFFAGGSERSGQQIVGPPKKKSSNEVVEDLFKGAREHGAVPLDRSGKGPVDSRKHHAFFGGGYRLGTAPEESAYVAGEKQASNNQQDVHVVLKLWKTGFSLDNGDLRNYNDPGNAGFLEAIRRGEIPLELREQSRGGQVNLDMEDHRDEDFAKPKVSFKAFGGEGQKLGSATPELASPAATSTQNQAANEASTSVTLDYDQPLTSIQIRLADGTKLIQKFNHTHRVSDLRHFVIAAQPSMAAMEFVLMTTFPNKELSDESKTLQQANLLNAVIVQRLK